A window of the Budorcas taxicolor isolate Tak-1 chromosome 10, Takin1.1, whole genome shotgun sequence genome harbors these coding sequences:
- the JPH4 gene encoding LOW QUALITY PROTEIN: junctophilin-4 (The sequence of the model RefSeq protein was modified relative to this genomic sequence to represent the inferred CDS: deleted 1 base in 1 codon), protein MRVRPCQPALGTPARPRSNCPRPQASPGSQAPSRLLQPQDALSHRGAEAAPTTCMSPGGKFDFDDGGCYVGGWEAGRAHGYGVCTGPGAQGEYSGCWAHGFESLGVFTGPGGHSYQGHWQQGKREGLGVERKSRWTYRGEWLGGLKGRSGVWESVSGLRYAGLWKDGFQDGYGTETYSDGGTYQGQWQAGKRHGYGVRQSVPYHQAALLRSPRRTSLDSGHSDPPTPPPPLPLPGDEGGSPASGSRGGFVLAGPGDGDGASSRKRTPAAGGFFRRSLLLSGLRAGGRRSSLGSKRGSLRSEVSSEVGSTGPPGSEASGPPAPAPPALIEGSATEVYAGEWRADRRSGYGVSQRSNGLRYEGEWLGNRRHGYGRTTRPDGSREEGKYKRNRLVHGGRVRSLLPLALRRGKVKEKVDRAVEGARRAVSAARQLQEIAAARAADALLKAVAASSVAEKAVEAARMAKLIAQDLQPMLEAPGRRPRQDSEGSDTEPLDEDSPGVYENGLTPSEGSPELPSSPASSHQPWRPPTCRSPLPSGGDRGPFSSPKAWPEEWGGPGEQAEELAGYEAEDEAGMQGPEPRDGSPLLGGCSDSSGSLREEEGEDEEPFPQLSTPGGSEPEPAALPVLRALSSRGPEAGCLVEEAEEAAATERPAQPGAANPLVVGAVALLDLSLAFLFSQLLT, encoded by the exons CAGCCCGCGCTG GGCACCCCCGCCCGGCCCCGGTCTaactgcccccgcccccaggcctcgCCCGGCTCCCAGGCCCCCAGCCGGCTTCTCCAGCCCCAGGAtgcgctgagccaccggggggcTGAGGCCGCGCCAACTACATGCATGTCCCCCGGGGGCAAGTTCGACTTTGACGACGGGGGCTGCTACGTGGGGGGCTGGGAGGCGGGGCGGGCACATGGCTACGGCGTGTGCACGGGGCCCGGCGCCCAGGGCGAATACAGCGGCTGCTGGGCGCACGGCTTCGAGTCACTGGGCGTCTTCACGGGGCCCGGCGGACACAGCTACCAGGGCCACTGGCAGCAGGGCAAGCGCGAAGGGCTGGGCGTGGAGCGCAAGAGCCGCTGGACGTACCGCGGCGAGTGGCTGGGCGGGCTGAAGGGGCGCAGCGGCGTGTGGGAGAGCGTGTCCGGCCTGCGCTACGCCGGGCTCTGGAAGGACGGCTTCCAGGACGGCTACGGCACCGAGACCTACTCCGACGGAG GCACCTACCAGGGCCAGTGGCAGGCGGGGAAGCGCCACGGCTACGGGGTGCGCCAGAGTGTGCCCTACCATCAGGCGGCGCTGCTGCGCTCGCCCCGCCGCACCTCCCTGGACTCCGGCCACAGTGACCCCCCGacgccgcccccgcccctgcccctgcccggcGACGAAGGAGGTAGCCCGGCCTCTGGCTCCCGGGGAGGCTTCGTGCTGGCCGGGCCCGGGGACGGTGACGGCGCGTCCTCCCGAAAGCGCACCCCCGCGGCCGGCGGGTTCTTCCGCCGCTCGCTACTGCTCAGCGGGCTCCGAGCCGGCGGGCGCCGAAGCTCCTTGGGCAGCAAGCGGGGCTCCCTGCGCAGCGAGGTGAGCAGCGAGGTGGGCAGCACGGGACCTCCGGGTTCCGAGGCCAGCGGGCCCCCGGCCCCAGCGCCGCCCGCCCTCATCGAGGGCTCGGCCACTGAGGTGTATGCGGGCGAATGGCGCGCCGACCGGCGCAGCGGCTACGGCGTGAGCCAGCGCTCCAACGGGCTACGCTACGAGGGCGAGTGGCTGGGCAACCGGCGGCACGGCTACGGGCGCACCACCCGCCCCGACGGCTCCCGCGAGGAGGGCAAGTACAAGCGCAACCGGCTGGTGCACGGGGGTCGCGTGCGCAGCCTCCTCCCTCTGGCCCTTCGCCGGGGCAAAGTCAAGGAGAAGGTGGACAGGGCGGTCGAGGGTGCTCGTCGAGCCGTGAGCGCTGCCCGCCAGCTCCAGGAGATCGCCGCTGCCAG GGCAGCAGACGCCCTTCTCAAGGCAGTGGCAGCCAGCAGCGTTGCCGAGAAGGCTGTGGAGGCAGCTCGAATGGCCAAACTGATAGCCCAAGATCTGCAGCCAATGTTGGAAGCCCCAG GCCGCAGACCCAGACAGGACTCCGAAGGTTCCGACACCGAGCCCCTGGATGAAGACAGCCCTGGGGTATACGAGAATGGACTGACCCCCTCAGAGGGCTCCCCTGAACTGCCCAGCAGTCCTGCCTCCTCCCACCAACCCTGGCGACCCCCTACCTGCCGGAGCCCACTGCCTTCTGGAGGGGACCGGGGTCCCTTCTCCAGCCCCAAAGCTTGGCCTGAGGAGTGGGGGGGCCCGGGTGAGCAGGCAGAGGAACTAGCTGGCTATGAGGCTGAGGATGAGGCTGGGATGCAAGGGCCAGAGCCCAGAGATGGCTCCCCACTCCTTGGAGGCTGCAGCGACAGTTCTGGAAGTCTtcgagaggaggagggggaggatgaAGAGCCCTTTCCCCAGCTGAGCACCCCAGGGGGCTCGGAGCCAGAGCCTGCAGCTTTGCCAGTCCTGAGGGCCCTGTCCTCGAGGGGTCCTGAAGCCGGGTGCCTGGTGGAAGAGGCTGAGGAGGCTGCTGCAACGGAGAGGCCCGCCCAGCCG GGAGCTGCCAACCCGCTGGTGGTGGGCGCCGTGGCCCTCCTGGACCTCAGCCTGGCATTCCTGTTCTCCCAGCTCCTCACCTGA
- the AP1G2 gene encoding AP-1 complex subunit gamma-like 2, with translation MVASSLKLQDLIQEIREAKTQAQEREVIQKECAHIRASFRDGDPLHSHRQLAKLLYVHMLGYPAHFGQMECLKLIASPRFTDKRVGYLGAMLLLDERQDAHLLITNSIKNDLSQGIEAVQGLALCTLSAMGSAEMCRDLAPEVEKLLLQPSPYVRKKAVLTAVHMIRKVPELSDIFLPPCAQLLHERHHGILLGTVTLITELCERSPAALQHFRKVVPQLVHTLRTLVMTGCSTEHSVSGVSDPFLQVQILRLLRILGRNHEESSETMNDLLAQVATNTDTSRNAGNAVLFETVLTIMDIRSAAGLRVLAVNILGRFLLNSDRNIRYVALTSLLKLVQSDHSAVQRHRPTVVECLWEPDASLSRRALELSLALVNSSNVRAMTQELQGFLEACPPDLRPDCASGILLAAERFAPTKRWHIDTILRVLTTAGTYVRDDAVANLIQLIGGAQELHAYSVRRLYSALAEDISQQPLVQVAAWCIGEYGDLLLEGTCEETEPLQVEKEEVLALLERVLQSQMSLPATRGYALTALMKLSTRLHGDNNRICQVMSIYGSCQDVELQQRAVEYNALFRKYDHLRAAVLEKMPLVERGGPQVDEEAKESKEVAQLSEAAPVPTETQASKLLDLLDLLDGPSENAQHPPPLDPTPGDTLIHLLDLPCAPLPPAPIPNLKVFEREGLQLNLSFVRPPGTPTLLLITVTATNTSGGDVTHFICQAAVPKSFQLQLQAPSGDTVPAQGGLPMTQLLRILNPNKAPLRLKLRLTYDHFGQSVQEIFEVNNLPVETWQ, from the exons ATGGTGGCGTCCTCGCTGAAGCTTCAGGATCTAATCCAGGAGATTCGTGAGGCCAAGACCCAGGCCCAGGAGCGGGAGGTGATCCAGAAAGAGTGCGCCCACATCCGGGCCTCCTTCCGCGATGGGGACCCTCTGCACAGCCACCGCCAGCTGGCCAAACTGCTCTACGTCCACATGTTAGGCTACCCCGCCCACTTTGGACAG atggagtgcctgaaacTGATCGCCTCCCCCAGGTTCACAGACAAGAGGGTGGGCTACCTGGGGGCCATGCTTCTACTGGATGAGAGGCAGGATGCCCACCTGCTCATTACCAACAGCATCAAGAA TGACCTGAGCCAGGGAATTGAGGCTGTCCAAGGCCTAGCCTTGTGCACACTGAGTGCCATGGGCTCTGCTGAGATGTGCCGGGACTTGGCCCCCGAGGTGGAGAAGCTGCTCCTGCAGCCCAGTCCCTATGTGCGCAAGAAG GCTGTTCTGACTGCAGTACACATGATCCGGAAGGTCCCTGAACTCTCTGACATCTTCCTCCCACCCTGTGCCCAGCTGCTTCATGAACGCCACCATG GCATCCTGCTGGGCACTGTCACGCTGATCACGGAGCTCTGCGAACGAAGCCCTGCAGCCCTCCAGCACTTTCGAAAG gtGGTACCCCAGCTGGTGCACACCCTCCGGACTCTGGTGATGACAGGATGCTCCACAGAACACAGCGTGTCTGGAGTCAGCGACCCATTCCTGCAG GTCCAGATACTTCGTCTGCTTCGGATTCTGGGCCGGAACCACGAGGAGAGCAGTGAGACCATGAATGACTTGCTGGCCCAG GTAGCCACAAACACTGACACCAGCCGAAATGCGGGCAATGCGGTTCTGTTTGAGACGGTGTTGACTATCATGGACATCCGCTCTGCTGCGGGCCTAAGG GTTCTAGCTGTCAACATTCTTGGCCGCTTCCTACTCAACAGTGACAGGAACATTAG ATATGTGGCGCTGACGTCCTTGCTGAAGCTGGTGCAGTCTGATCACAGTGCCGTGCAGCGGCACCGGCCCACCGTGGTGGAATGTCTGTGGGAACCTGACGCCTCCCTCAGCCG GCGGGCCCTGGAACTGAGCCTGGCCCTGGTGAATAGCTCCAACGTGCGAGCCATGACCCAGGAGCTGCAGGGCTTTCTGGAGGCCTGCCCCCCTGATCTACGGCCCGACTGTGCCTCTGGCATCCTACTGGCAGCAGAGAG GTTTGCCCCAACCAAGCGGTGGCACATAGATACCATCCTCCGTGTGCTGACGACG GCAGGCACCTATGTGCGCGATGATGCAGTGGCCAACCTGATCCAGCTGATTGGGGGCGCCCAGGAGCTCCACGCCTACTCTGTGCGCCGCCTCTACAGCGCCCTGGCTGAGGACATCTCCCAG CAACCACTGGTGCAGGTGGCAGCCTGGTGCATTGGGGAATACGGAGACCTCCTGCTGGAGGGGACctgtgaggaaactgagccccTGCAG GTGGAGAAAGAGGAGGTGTTGGCACTGCTGGAAAGGGTGCTGCAGTCCCAGATGTCCCTGCCAGCCACCAGGGGATATGCCCTCACGGCCCTCATGAAGCTCAGCACCCGGCTCCATGGGGACAACAA CCGCATCTGCCAGGTGATGTCCATCTATGGGAGCTGCCAGGACGTGGAGCTGCAGCAGCGGGCGGTGGAGTACAACGCCCTCTTCCGGAAGTACGACCACCTGAG GGCTGCCGTCCTGGAAAAGATGCCTCTTGTGGAGCGGGGTGGCCCTCAGGTCGATgaggaagcaaaggaaagcaaagaagTAGCCCAGCTTTCGGAAGCAGCCCCTGTCCCCACAGAGACCCAG GCCTCAAAGCTCTTGGATCTGTTAGATCTCCTGGATGGCCCTTCTGAGAATGCCCAGCACCCTCCCCCTCTGGATCCCACCCCAGGAGACACTTTGATAcacctccttgaccttccctgcgCTCCCCTACCCCCTG CTCCCATCCCAAATCTCAAAGTATTTGAGCGTGAAGGACTTCAGCTGAATCTTTCTTTTGTTCGACCCCCTGGAACCCCTACTTTGCTGTTAATCACTGTCACTGCCACCAACACCTCAGGGGGTGACGTCACCCACTTCATCTGCCAGGCGGCTGTGCCTAAG AGTTTCCAGCTGCAGCTACAGGCCCCCAGTGGAGACACTGTTCCAGCCCAGGGCGGCCTTCCGATGACCCAGCTGCTCAGAATCCTCAATCCTAACAAG GCCCCCTTGCGGTTGAAGTTGCGCCTCACCTACGACCACTTTGGCCAGTCGGTACAGGAAATCTTTGAGGTGAACAACTTGCCTGTGGAGACATGGCAGTAA